One Faecalispora anaeroviscerum genomic window carries:
- the proC gene encoding pyrroline-5-carboxylate reductase → MVVGFVGAGNMAGAIMNGILRAGIHPAKDMIVFDISEEKRSMFQQKGLRAAASVSEVVKDADIVFLAVKPQNFAEVLEDAKKTVTEQTRFVTIAAGISIHYITSTLGLDCPVIRAMPNTPLLIGKGATALCRSEKVSNEDFAFVRSIFEACGTVEILREDQINVATSVNGSGPAYVYLFAKAAAESADRQGIPADAALRLFSQTLIGSAEMLLHSGHTPDELIKMVSSPGGTTLKALDVFYNRSFEAIIDEAMIACTHRAEELGK, encoded by the coding sequence ATGGTAGTAGGGTTTGTCGGGGCCGGCAATATGGCCGGTGCAATTATGAATGGAATTCTTCGCGCGGGGATTCATCCGGCGAAGGATATGATCGTATTTGACATCAGTGAAGAAAAGCGTTCGATGTTTCAACAAAAAGGTCTGCGGGCCGCCGCATCCGTTTCTGAAGTTGTGAAGGACGCCGACATTGTTTTCCTTGCCGTAAAACCGCAGAACTTTGCGGAGGTACTGGAAGATGCCAAAAAGACGGTGACGGAGCAAACCCGTTTTGTTACCATCGCGGCCGGAATTTCGATTCATTATATTACCTCCACACTGGGTCTTGATTGCCCGGTGATTCGCGCGATGCCGAACACCCCTCTTTTAATAGGCAAGGGTGCTACCGCATTGTGCCGTTCTGAGAAGGTATCAAATGAGGATTTCGCGTTCGTACGTTCCATCTTTGAGGCATGCGGCACGGTCGAAATTCTGAGGGAAGACCAGATCAACGTGGCGACCTCCGTCAACGGCAGCGGCCCGGCCTATGTATATCTGTTTGCAAAAGCGGCGGCAGAAAGCGCAGACCGCCAGGGAATCCCCGCAGATGCGGCTTTGCGTCTGTTCAGCCAGACCCTGATTGGCAGCGCCGAAATGCTGCTGCATTCCGGCCATACGCCCGACGAACTGATCAAAATGGTATCTTCTCCGGGAGGCACTACTCTGAAGGCGCTGGATGTTTTCTATAACAGAAGCTTCGAGGCGATTATTGATGAAGCGATGATTGCCTGCACGCACCGGGCGGAAGAGCTTGGGAAATAA
- a CDS encoding stage II sporulation protein M, with the protein MSMKRTRIIPVFYRFHKKARTVREPRVRLFDLQSMFQVIRENPLLTVLAFLLLVGTVSGALFARGANDSVMQKLDLMFVSDVKARAVQSSGSAFVASLGSSFFFVVICFLLGMSLWGAFVLPLVPLFRGFGFGLASGYLYAAYGFEGVLFNAVVVLPGAFLSMVAILLAAREGMLFSKEALLEALRREQSKTLSLKAYAVQFGSILILSAAAAAIDLITTVCFTGAFSF; encoded by the coding sequence ATGAGCATGAAAAGGACAAGAATCATACCGGTGTTTTATCGATTCCACAAAAAAGCGCGGACTGTTCGCGAACCACGGGTTCGTCTGTTTGATCTGCAAAGCATGTTTCAGGTGATTCGTGAAAATCCTCTGCTGACAGTGCTGGCGTTTTTGCTGCTTGTTGGAACTGTTTCCGGTGCGCTGTTTGCCAGAGGTGCTAACGACTCTGTAATGCAGAAGCTTGATTTGATGTTTGTCAGCGATGTTAAGGCCCGGGCCGTACAATCCTCCGGCTCAGCGTTTGTTGCGTCGCTCGGTTCTTCTTTTTTCTTTGTTGTAATTTGCTTTTTATTGGGAATGTCTTTGTGGGGAGCGTTCGTCCTCCCGCTCGTTCCATTGTTTCGAGGATTCGGCTTTGGTCTGGCCTCCGGATACCTGTATGCGGCATATGGGTTTGAGGGAGTTTTATTCAATGCGGTGGTGGTATTACCGGGCGCCTTTTTATCAATGGTTGCCATTCTTCTTGCGGCGAGGGAAGGCATGTTATTTTCGAAAGAGGCCCTGTTAGAAGCGTTAAGACGGGAGCAAAGCAAAACGCTTTCATTAAAGGCGTATGCGGTTCAGTTTGGCTCTATTCTAATTCTTTCCGCTGCTGCGGCTGCAATCGATCTGATTACAACCGTATGTTTTACCGGCGCGTTTTCCTTTTGA
- the xerD gene encoding site-specific tyrosine recombinase XerD, with product MKECCSDYRDYLRFQKLVSQNTLDSYTRDIEHFLEYVEGQNLRGPEQVTESVMEEYVRALSNRKCSVSTVTRNMASIRGFYQFLILTGKASENPAKNIRLEKVQKKLPQILSSEEIELLFDQPDISEPKGCRDKAMLELLYATGIRVSELVDLNVTDINLHTAMLCCGGNGKTERMIPIYSKAIAAVSDYLFRVRSVMIRADSGQALFTNLNGRRLTRQGFWKIIKGYAEHAQITKEITPHTLRHSFALHLLENGASLKDIQLMLGHADISSTQVYVQLMNDHFKEVYNHCHPKAKVGVS from the coding sequence ATGAAAGAATGTTGTTCCGACTACCGGGACTATCTGCGTTTTCAAAAATTGGTTTCTCAGAACACTCTGGACTCGTACACCAGAGATATAGAGCATTTTTTAGAATATGTAGAAGGGCAGAACCTTCGGGGACCGGAACAGGTGACCGAGTCTGTTATGGAGGAATATGTCAGAGCTCTGAGCAACCGTAAGTGCTCCGTATCGACCGTTACACGGAACATGGCCTCTATCCGTGGTTTTTATCAGTTCTTAATTCTGACGGGAAAAGCGTCTGAAAATCCCGCAAAAAACATACGGCTGGAAAAGGTTCAAAAAAAGCTGCCACAGATTCTGAGCAGTGAAGAAATTGAGCTTTTGTTTGATCAGCCAGATATTTCAGAGCCGAAGGGCTGCCGCGATAAAGCCATGCTGGAACTGTTGTATGCCACCGGCATTCGCGTATCTGAACTGGTGGATCTGAACGTGACGGATATTAACCTGCACACGGCGATGCTGTGCTGTGGGGGAAACGGAAAAACAGAACGGATGATCCCGATTTATTCCAAGGCAATTGCTGCGGTCTCCGATTATCTGTTCCGTGTTAGAAGCGTGATGATCCGCGCAGACAGCGGACAGGCTTTGTTTACCAACTTGAACGGCAGGCGTCTGACCAGGCAAGGCTTCTGGAAGATCATTAAAGGATACGCGGAGCACGCTCAAATCACGAAAGAGATTACTCCACATACACTGCGGCACTCGTTTGCGCTGCATCTGTTGGAAAACGGCGCGAGCCTGAAAGATATTCAACTGATGCTGGGGCATGCGGATATTTCTTCCACACAGGTTTATGTTCAGTTAATGAACGATCATTTTAAAGAGGTTTACAACCATTGTCATCCCAAGGCTAAGGTGGGGGTAAGCTAG